The Desulfobacteraceae bacterium genome contains the following window.
GGTGAAGGGTGTCGGGTGCCTGGGCCTGTGCGCCGGCGGGCCCCTGGTGGCCGTCGAGCCGGCGGGGATTCTCTACCGCGGGGTCGCCGCAGACGACGTCGGGGAAATCGTGGATGCGCTCCCCGGCAGCCCCCTGGCGCGCCTGCACTGCCCCCGGGAGACGCCCTTTTTCCAGCGCCAGCAAAAAATCGTGCTGGAAAACTGCGGCTGGATCGACCCCACCGCCATCGAGGACTACATCGCCGCCGACGGCTATCAGGCGATGCACACCGCTCTGACCCGCATGACGCCGGAGGAGGTCACCCGCGAGGTGTCCCGCAGCGGCTTGCGCGGCCGCGGCGGGGCGGGGTACCCCACCGGGCTCAAGTGGTCGACCGTCGCCAAGGCCGAAAGCGCCACCAAATTCGTGGTCTGCAACGCCGACGAAGGCGACCCCGGCGCCTTCATGGACCGCAGCGTCCTGGAGAGCGACCCGCACCGCGTAATCGAGGGCATGGTCATCGCCGGCTGGGCGGTGGGCGCCAGCCGGGGCTTCATCTACCTGCGGGCCGAATACCCGCTGGCCGTCAAGCGGGTCAAAGCGGCCATAGCAGCGGCCGAGCGCAGCGGGCTGCTGGGCGGCAGCCTCTTTCACACCCCCTTCGGCTTCGACATCAAGGTCCGCCTGGGTGCCGGGGCCTTTGTCTGCGGTGAGGAGACCGCTCTCATCGCCTCCATCGAAGGGCGCCTGGGCCGCCCGCGGCCACGCCCGCCCTACCCCGCCGAGCACGGCCTGTGGGGCGCCCCGACGCTCATCAACAACGTCGAGACCTTCGCCAACATCCCCCCAATCCTGCGCAACGGCAGCGGCTGGTTTGCCGGCATCGGGACCGAAAAGAGCAAGGGCACCAAGGTCTTCGCCCTGGCCGGGCGGGTCAGGAACACCGGGCTGATCGAAGTCCCGATGGGGACCACCCTGCGGGACATCGTCTACGCCATCGGCGGCGGCATCCGGGAAGACCGGACCTTCAAGGCGGCCCAGACCGGCGGGCCCTCCGGGGGGTGCATTCCCGAAGAGCACCTGGACCTGCCCATCGACTACGACTCCCTGGTCGAGGTCGGTTCCATCATGGGCTCGGGGGGCATGATCATCATGGACGAGACCGCCTGCATGGTGGACGTGGCCAAATTCTTCATGGGCTTCTGCTGCGCCGAGTCCTGCGGCGCCTGCGTCCCCTGCCGCGTGGGGACCACCCAGCTCCACCGGCTGCTGGAGCGGATCACCGCGGGCCACGGCACGGCGGGGGACCTGGCCAGAATCGAGGACCTCTGCGACCTGGTCCAGAACACCAGCCTCTGCGGGCTCGGCCAGACCGCCCCCAACCCGGT
Protein-coding sequences here:
- a CDS encoding SLBB domain-containing protein, which translates into the protein MMLDEINEIAQRQREKETGFRHRINVCIAAGCLSSRSDDIVAAFEEEIARRGLEKSCRVKGVGCLGLCAGGPLVAVEPAGILYRGVAADDVGEIVDALPGSPLARLHCPRETPFFQRQQKIVLENCGWIDPTAIEDYIAADGYQAMHTALTRMTPEEVTREVSRSGLRGRGGAGYPTGLKWSTVAKAESATKFVVCNADEGDPGAFMDRSVLESDPHRVIEGMVIAGWAVGASRGFIYLRAEYPLAVKRVKAAIAAAERSGLLGGSLFHTPFGFDIKVRLGAGAFVCGEETALIASIEGRLGRPRPRPPYPAEHGLWGAPTLINNVETFANIPPILRNGSGWFAGIGTEKSKGTKVFALAGRVRNTGLIEVPMGTTLRDIVYAIGGGIREDRTFKAAQTGGPSGGCIPEEHLDLPIDYDSLVEVGSIMGSGGMIIMDETACMVDVAKFFMGFCCAESCGACVPCRVGTTQLHRLLERITAGHGTAGDLARIEDLCDLVQNTSLCGLGQTAPNPVVSTLRYFRDEYEAHIQEGRCPAGACKLGQ